The stretch of DNA TCCTTTCTTAATAGTGGCCTTGTTACCGGCGGTGTCACTATGCACCAACTCGCCCTCCAGAACCAGCGTCACAATTTCCATCTCGGAGTGCGGGTGCTGCGGAAAGCCGGAATTGCCCTGAATGGTATCGTCGTTGAATACCCGTAGCGGGCCAAACTGTGTATTATTAGGGTCGTAATAGTCGGCGAAGCTGAACAGGAAGTAACTATTGAGCCATTGCACCGGAGCGGCATGGTGGCGGTCGGTGGCGGGAATGAGCTTGAGCATCGTGCGTAGAGTTGAGTTGTTGCTAATGGCTTACGCGTAGCAGCAGACGTTAGTTAAGGGCAATATAGCGCTATGCCACTATTTCCCTCCAGGCGCCCCTCCACCTTACTCAGCCTGACAGCCTTCAGTAAGTGGGCAGGGTACCGGGTAGAGAGCTAGGCTTTTATATACAATTAGGCATAAAGTAAAAGCCCCGATACTAGTAATAGTACCGGGGCTTTTCAAGTAATCAGGCCTTTAAAGTATCCTAGGCCATATCCACGTTATACTTTCTTCATAGTGCTTACCTGCTGTTGCAGGTCCAGCACTATGCTGGCTAAGCGGTTGAGCGAAAGGTCGGCGATGGGGAAGGTGCTGCTGATATAAGCTTTAGCCTCCCAGATCTCCACCACATCTTCCACATCAATCTGATAAGGAGAGTACAGGGGGTTATCAGAGTGCAGGGCCAGCATGGCATTATCCTTCAGGCGGTTGAATACGCGCTTGAATACGATACCTTCCTTGCTGCTCACTACAATGCAGGGGGTACCGTCTTTGAGGTTCATCCAGTCGTCCACGTAGCGGCCCACGATTACGGTACCACTGGCAATGGGCAGCATAGAGTCACCGGCAATTTCGAAGGCACGGTACGTACCGCCCGTGCCCAGCATGGGCAGGCGGAACTTCGGTAGCTCTTCCAGGTACTCGGGGTCGGCGTAACCGTTAAGGTAACCGGCGGCCGCTTTCTGGGGTACCAACTCAATATTTTCGTTCTGCTCTTTATCTACGGTCAGAGCCAGAATACGCAGGTTGCCGCCGGGGCGGTTTGCGGTGGTCTCGGTAGTGGCAGCGGTTTGGGCCTGAAGCTGAAGCGCAGCTTTTGCGTTCTTCTTTTTGCTAAAGTCAGTGGTAACCAGCGCGTCCAGAGAAATATTGAACAGGCGAGCCATATTTACCAACGTGGCTAGCTTAGGTTCAGCGCGGCCTTCTTCATACGCGCCCACCAAGGAGCGTTTGATACCTAGCTTTTCGGCCATCTGGGCCTGCGTCAGGGCCAGTTCGCGCCGCCAGAATTTTAGATTAGTATTGATCATAGCGCAGGGAGCCGGGAGAAGGCTTTATCGGTAAAGATTTACCGGCTCACGAAGATACGAACGCTTCTACGCGAATACTAATTCAATTAGCTGAAATTTTTACTAAAAATATTTGGCCCGTTTCTGTCATTGCGAGGAGGCCCGACGAAGCAATCTTTCCTGCTTAATGCGTGAAAGCAACATATTCAGCGGAGCTCCTACGTCCTGCGCAGAAGCAAGCGCCTTTTAAGTCAAAGCTTGCCGACGGCACAGGAAAGGCGGCTTCGCTCGCAATAACAGAGCCTTTATGCCACTTCACAATTTTACCTCTACTCCCCGCGTAGCTTCTTAAAATACATAAGAGCCAGACGGAGCTTGAAGTAATCGTACTTCTCACGCAGGTGGTCAAATAGGTCGCGGAGCATGGGGCTGCTACCGAGCTGGGCCTGGGCCGTCTGGATTTCGGCTAGATCTTCCGGCTTGAGGAATTCTTCAATCCGCAGCTCCAGCCCTTTAGCGTAGCACGTCGTCAGGTGGGTTTGCACGGTGGAAATGGCCAGGTCGCGGCGCTGGGCAATGGCCTCTACGCTCAAGCCCATGCGGTGCAGCTGGTGCGTAGTTTCCGCGGTGCCATTCACCTCCGACGTGGTGGCCTTAGGCTCTTTTGCTTCCTTCACGGGCTTTTTGCGTACCGTACGAGCGGAGCTAAAATCGTCGGGGTCGAGATGATCCGGCAGGCCGTCCTCATCCAGCTCGGCCTGGGCAGCGGGGTTGCCGCCGTGGGCCAGTACCTCCCGAATGAAAGCTTCGCCGTAAGTTTCAAACTTCTTCATACCAACCCCGGAAATACCCAGCATAGCTACCCGGTTAACTGGCCGCTCCACCGCCATTTCCTGCAGAGTAGAATCGGTGAAGATTACGTACGGGGGCACGCCTTGCTCATCGGCGATGCGCTTGCGGAGAGTACGCAGGGCCTCAAAAAGCTGGGCTTCGCGGGTGACGGGAGGTGCTTTTGCCGCCGCTGCTGCTGCTTTCCGGCCACGAGGTGCCTTCTCCGCCTTCTCCGCTGGCTGAAACTTCTTCATGGGCACGGTGCGCTGCCCCTGCAGTACCTCCCTACCAATATCCGTGATTTTCAGCGCGTAGCCTTCCTCGTAGGCAATGTACACCAAGCCATCATTCAGCATTTGATGAACGTAGCTGTACCAGTCGAGGTAAGGCAGGTCGCGGCCGGCACCATAGGTTTTGATCTGGTCTAGGCCACCACTAAGCACAGCCTGGTTACGCATGCCGCGCAGCACGTCAATGAGTAGGCTGATACTTACCCGCTCGCGGCTCCGTACCACCGCCGAGAGGGCTTTTTGGGCCAGCTCCGTACCATCGAACGTAGTAGGCGGATTACGGCAGATGTCGCAGTTGCCGCAGTCCTGGGCCAGCGTCTCGCCGAAGTAGTTGAGCAGAATTTTGCGGCGGCAACTGGCAGCTTCCGCAAACTGCTGCATGCGCTCCAGCTTGGTGAGGTTGAGCTGGGTAAGGTTGGGATTTTCCTTCGTGAGCATGTCGCGCAGGCTCATCACGTCCCCGAAGGAATAGAACAACACGGCCGTAGCGGGGCTACCATCGCGGCCGGCACGGCCAATTTCCTGGTAGTAGCCCTCGATGTTCTTGGGCAGGTTGTAGTGAATCACCCATCGCACGTTGCTCTTATCGATGCCCATGCCAAAAGCAATGGTGGCCACAATCACCTGCAGGTCGTCTTTCAGGAAGCCCTCCTGCACGGCGGCGCGCTGGTTAGGCGTCATGCCGGCATGGTAAAATCCGGCCTTAATGCCTTTAGCCTGAATTTTCTGAGCCAGCGTTTCGCACTGCTTACGCGAGAGGCAATAAATAATACCCGACTCGCCCTGGTGACGCTCCAGAAACTCCAGAATACCCCCTACCCGGTCCTGGCCCGGCCGCACAATCAGGTTCAGGTTGGGCCTGTCAAACGACGATAGGAATACCCGGGGCTCCGTCAGGCGCAGCTGCTGCTGAATATCACGCTGGGTGAGGCGGTCGGCGGTGGCGGTAAGGGCAATAATGGGAATTTGCGGAAACTGCTCGCGCAGCACCCGCAGCTGGGTGTACTCGGGCCGGAAATCATGCCCCCAGGAGCTGATGCAGTGCGCCTCATCAATGGCAAACATACTGATGC from Hymenobacter taeanensis encodes:
- a CDS encoding XRE family transcriptional regulator translates to MINTNLKFWRRELALTQAQMAEKLGIKRSLVGAYEEGRAEPKLATLVNMARLFNISLDALVTTDFSKKKNAKAALQLQAQTAATTETTANRPGGNLRILALTVDKEQNENIELVPQKAAAGYLNGYADPEYLEELPKFRLPMLGTGGTYRAFEIAGDSMLPIASGTVIVGRYVDDWMNLKDGTPCIVVSSKEGIVFKRVFNRLKDNAMLALHSDNPLYSPYQIDVEDVVEIWEAKAYISSTFPIADLSLNRLASIVLDLQQQVSTMKKV
- the recQ gene encoding DNA helicase RecQ, whose protein sequence is MLFAAEPLAPTIESARRVLKKYYGYDSFRPMQEDIIQNILSGQDTVVLMPTGGGKSVCFQVPAVVQEGVCVVVSPLIALMKDQVEALKANGISAAYINSSVGQSEQNNIAADCLNGYLKLLYVSPEKLLSEGFLNLLRRMRISMFAIDEAHCISSWGHDFRPEYTQLRVLREQFPQIPIIALTATADRLTQRDIQQQLRLTEPRVFLSSFDRPNLNLIVRPGQDRVGGILEFLERHQGESGIIYCLSRKQCETLAQKIQAKGIKAGFYHAGMTPNQRAAVQEGFLKDDLQVIVATIAFGMGIDKSNVRWVIHYNLPKNIEGYYQEIGRAGRDGSPATAVLFYSFGDVMSLRDMLTKENPNLTQLNLTKLERMQQFAEAASCRRKILLNYFGETLAQDCGNCDICRNPPTTFDGTELAQKALSAVVRSRERVSISLLIDVLRGMRNQAVLSGGLDQIKTYGAGRDLPYLDWYSYVHQMLNDGLVYIAYEEGYALKITDIGREVLQGQRTVPMKKFQPAEKAEKAPRGRKAAAAAAKAPPVTREAQLFEALRTLRKRIADEQGVPPYVIFTDSTLQEMAVERPVNRVAMLGISGVGMKKFETYGEAFIREVLAHGGNPAAQAELDEDGLPDHLDPDDFSSARTVRKKPVKEAKEPKATTSEVNGTAETTHQLHRMGLSVEAIAQRRDLAISTVQTHLTTCYAKGLELRIEEFLKPEDLAEIQTAQAQLGSSPMLRDLFDHLREKYDYFKLRLALMYFKKLRGE